The following DNA comes from Bacteroidia bacterium.
AAAACAATTAGGCAAGACACTTTGGGATATAGCAGACGAACTGCGGGGTGCAATGAATGCGGATGATTTCCGTGATTATATGCTGTCGTTTCTTTTTCTAAGGTATCTATCGCACAATTACGAAGAAGCCGCAAAAAAAGAATTAGGCAAAGATTATCCGCTAAGTCCTTCGAAAGAGGTAAAGGCTGACTTTGTTGTTCCCCCACCATTGGAAATATGGTATAAAAAGAACAAAGAAGATATAGAGGATTTTGAAAAGCAAATGCGTAGAAAAGTGCATTATGTTATCGAACCAAAATATCTATGGAGTAATATAACCGAGTTAGCTCGAACACAAAATGAAAAGCTGCTTACCACGCTGGACAAAGGTTTCAGATACATTGAAAACGAATCATTCGAGAGTACCTTTAAAGGTTTGTTTTCAGAAATCAACCTTAATTCAGAAAAATTAGGTAAAACTCAAAAAGAACGAAATGATAAACTTTGCAAGATAATCACTAAGATAGCGGAAGGAATTGCGGATTTTTCGACAGACACCGATACGCTTGGAGATGCTTATGAATATTTGATTGGTCAATTTGCAGCAGGTTCAGGGAAGAAAGCAGGAGAGTTTTATACACCCCAACAAATCTCAACAATTCTTTCACGAATTGTAATTTTGGACTCCCACGACCCAAAGACTGGTCCAAAACCTAAACTTGATAACGTACTTGATTTTGCTTGTGGTTCGGGTTCTTTGCTCTTGAATGTGAGAACGCAATTAAAAGAAAATGGTGGAACTATAGGCAAAATCTACGGTCAGGAAACGAATATAACTACTTATAACCTTGCCAGAATGAATATGCTTTTACACGGCATGAAAGACACCGAGTTTGACATATTCCACGGAGACACTTTATTGAATCAATGGAGTTTATTAAATGAAATGAACCCAAGTAAAAAAGAGGAGTTTGATGCCATAGTAGCTAATCCACCTTTTAGTTTACGTTGGGAGCCTAACGACACCCTTGCAGAAGATTTTCGTTTCAAAAGTTATGGTTTAGCTCCTAAGTCAGCAGCCGACTTTGCTTTTCTGTTACACGGTTTTCACTTCTTAAAACAGAATGGAACAATGGCAATCATTTTGCCACACGGAGTTTTATTTCGAAGTGGTGCAGAAGAAAAAATACGCACCAAATTGTTAACAGAAAATTCTATTGATACAATTATTGGTTTACCATCAAACCTTTTTTATTCGACAGGTATTCCAGTATGTATTTTGGTTTTGAAGAAATGTAAAAAGAAGGAAGATGTATTGTTCATTAACGCAAGCGAACATTTTGAAAAGGAGAAGCGACAAAATACATTAGACGAAAAGCATATCAACAGAATTGTTGAAACATATCAATATCGCAGAGACATTGACAGGTATTCCCGTAAAGTTTCAATGGACGAAATCAAAAAGAACGGCTACAACCTGAATATTTCTCGTTATGTAAGCACATCACAAGACGAATCAAAAATTAACTTGAAAGAAGTAAACACAAAACTAGTATTAATAAATAAGAGAATTAAAACAAACACGGACAA
Coding sequences within:
- a CDS encoding type I restriction-modification system subunit M; the encoded protein is MASKEQKQLGKTLWDIADELRGAMNADDFRDYMLSFLFLRYLSHNYEEAAKKELGKDYPLSPSKEVKADFVVPPPLEIWYKKNKEDIEDFEKQMRRKVHYVIEPKYLWSNITELARTQNEKLLTTLDKGFRYIENESFESTFKGLFSEINLNSEKLGKTQKERNDKLCKIITKIAEGIADFSTDTDTLGDAYEYLIGQFAAGSGKKAGEFYTPQQISTILSRIVILDSHDPKTGPKPKLDNVLDFACGSGSLLLNVRTQLKENGGTIGKIYGQETNITTYNLARMNMLLHGMKDTEFDIFHGDTLLNQWSLLNEMNPSKKEEFDAIVANPPFSLRWEPNDTLAEDFRFKSYGLAPKSAADFAFLLHGFHFLKQNGTMAIILPHGVLFRSGAEEKIRTKLLTENSIDTIIGLPSNLFYSTGIPVCILVLKKCKKKEDVLFINASEHFEKEKRQNTLDEKHINRIVETYQYRRDIDRYSRKVSMDEIKKNGYNLNISRYVSTSQDESKINLKEVNTKLVLINKRIKTNTDKHNEFLKELGLNLI